One Vibrio sp. CDRSL-10 TSBA genomic region harbors:
- a CDS encoding monovalent cation:proton antiporter-2 (CPA2) family protein, whose translation MTSYFIQAFIYLIAAVIAVPLATRFGLGSVLGYLIAGVVIGPIVGLVGDETQAIQHFAEFGVVMMLFLVGLELEPQRLWAMRHRLLGLGGLQVGLTALATMAGCLLFDIPYTIALTIGLILSLSSTAIVLQTFTEKRLNRTEGGQNAFSVLLFQDIAVIPMLAFIPLLALPELVEQAQSAADTAAQHAEELLVMTHLPGWAYGLIITAAIAIVVVGGHYLSRPLFRFVANAGVREIFTATALMLVIGIAILMNLVGLSPALGTFLAGVVLANSEFRHELEANIEPLKGLLLGLFFITVGAGIKFDLLFSHFFVIMGATLAIMLLKAVVLYLLAIIFRIRGSNRWLFTLSLAQAGEFGFVLLSFTEQRHVLPTEMAQVLSLVVTLSMFLTPGLFILFDKVIMPRFEQQTNPQREADVIDEHGTVIIAGSGRFGQIVNRLLVANGVKTVVLDHQASQIDNLRKINTHAYFGDATRPGLLHTAGIEEATMLVVAIDNQESSVELVKYVKHAYPHVKVLARAFDRGHGYRLRQVGVDLAVSETYHSALEVGASAMKALGFHPYLVEQQKKVYKKVEASHSDGLYQAWLSEAQGKERVDNNYIKLFIELEQRLKEEMAFESADSTYEFDRGASMEAKENRRNIS comes from the coding sequence ATGACAAGTTATTTTATTCAGGCCTTTATCTATCTGATTGCAGCGGTGATTGCTGTTCCACTGGCAACAAGGTTCGGGCTTGGTTCCGTGCTCGGTTACCTGATCGCCGGAGTGGTGATTGGCCCGATTGTCGGCTTGGTGGGTGATGAAACCCAGGCTATCCAGCATTTCGCCGAATTTGGCGTGGTGATGATGCTGTTTCTGGTCGGGCTGGAACTGGAACCGCAACGTTTGTGGGCGATGCGTCACCGTTTACTCGGACTGGGCGGTTTACAGGTTGGGTTGACTGCCCTTGCGACGATGGCTGGCTGTCTGCTGTTTGATATTCCCTACACCATTGCACTGACCATTGGTCTGATTTTGTCGCTCTCTTCGACTGCGATTGTGCTGCAGACCTTCACCGAAAAACGCCTTAATCGTACCGAGGGCGGTCAGAATGCATTTTCTGTGTTGCTGTTCCAGGACATTGCCGTGATCCCGATGCTGGCCTTTATTCCTCTGCTCGCCTTACCGGAGCTGGTGGAACAGGCACAAAGCGCCGCCGACACTGCGGCTCAGCATGCAGAAGAGTTACTAGTGATGACTCACTTACCCGGCTGGGCATATGGGTTAATCATTACCGCCGCCATCGCGATTGTCGTTGTCGGTGGCCACTACCTGAGCCGGCCGCTGTTTCGTTTTGTCGCTAACGCCGGTGTGCGCGAAATTTTCACTGCCACCGCCCTGATGCTGGTGATTGGTATTGCGATATTAATGAACCTAGTCGGTCTTTCCCCAGCGTTGGGCACCTTCCTCGCCGGCGTCGTGCTGGCCAACAGTGAATTTCGTCATGAACTGGAAGCCAACATTGAACCACTGAAAGGCCTGCTGCTCGGGTTATTCTTTATTACGGTCGGTGCCGGCATTAAGTTCGACCTGCTGTTCAGCCACTTTTTTGTCATCATGGGCGCCACTCTTGCCATCATGTTGCTTAAAGCCGTTGTGCTGTATCTGCTGGCGATCATCTTTCGCATTCGTGGCAGCAATCGCTGGCTGTTCACCCTCAGCCTGGCACAGGCCGGTGAATTTGGTTTCGTGCTGCTGAGCTTTACCGAGCAGCGTCACGTACTGCCTACCGAAATGGCTCAGGTATTATCACTGGTCGTGACCTTGTCGATGTTCCTGACGCCGGGCCTGTTTATCTTATTTGATAAAGTCATCATGCCGCGCTTTGAACAGCAAACCAATCCGCAGCGTGAGGCGGATGTTATCGACGAGCATGGCACCGTCATCATTGCCGGCAGCGGCCGCTTCGGTCAGATAGTCAATCGTCTTCTGGTCGCCAACGGAGTAAAAACCGTGGTACTTGATCATCAGGCTTCACAGATAGACAACCTGCGTAAAATCAATACCCACGCCTATTTTGGTGACGCGACCCGCCCGGGCCTGCTTCACACGGCGGGAATTGAAGAAGCCACCATGTTAGTGGTAGCGATTGATAATCAGGAGAGCAGCGTCGAGCTGGTTAAATATGTCAAACATGCCTACCCGCACGTCAAAGTGTTGGCTCGGGCGTTTGACCGCGGCCACGGTTACCGCCTGCGCCAGGTAGGCGTTGATCTGGCGGTATCAGAAACCTACCATTCAGCCCTGGAAGTCGGCGCTTCGGCCATGAAAGCACTGGGCTTTCACCCCTATCTGGTTGAACAACAGAAGAAGGTGTACAAAAAAGTTGAAGCCAGTCATTCAGATGGTTTGTATCAAGCCTGGTTAAGTGAAGCCCAGGGCAAAGAGCGGGTCGACAATAACTACATCAAACTGTTTATCGAACTGGAGCAGCGCCTCAAAGAAGAGATGGCGTTTGAAAGTGCTGACAGTACTTACGAGTTTGATCGCGGTGCCAGTATGGAAGCCAAAGAAAATCGGCGTAACATTAGCTAA
- a CDS encoding LPXTG cell wall anchor domain-containing protein, whose amino-acid sequence MSDLTTSIDSIQPVAEATGSSIWGYVIGGIVLVLAAGYFGYKKINQPAFVVKQLRKRNRKEMQKQGVESAESMADLDLLLDSVQNYAIENKMTGTKMVQLLAPMNDKSKVKSGTDFYHAMAYIAKNINDTQLARNFQNKSKQVKSSSPLMAGLLKRAGV is encoded by the coding sequence ATGTCTGACCTAACGACGAGCATTGACTCTATCCAACCTGTTGCTGAAGCGACTGGCTCCTCTATCTGGGGTTATGTCATCGGCGGCATCGTCCTGGTCCTGGCCGCGGGCTACTTCGGTTACAAAAAGATCAACCAACCTGCTTTTGTTGTAAAACAACTGCGCAAACGCAACCGTAAAGAAATGCAAAAGCAAGGCGTAGAAAGCGCTGAATCAATGGCTGATCTGGATCTGCTGCTGGACTCAGTGCAAAACTACGCGATTGAGAACAAAATGACCGGCACTAAGATGGTTCAGCTGCTGGCGCCGATGAACGATAAATCAAAAGTAAAATCGGGCACTGATTTCTATCATGCGATGGCTTACATCGCGAAAAACATCAATGACACCCAACTGGCGCGTAACTTCCAGAATAAATCGAAACAAGTGAAATCCAGCTCACCTCTGATGGCAGGTCTGCTGAAACGCGCCGGCGTTTAA
- a CDS encoding DoxX family protein, whose translation MQALLNWLDSLLDKDDLGKLILRVSFGFMFLLHGIHKIFGGTEFIQGLFVQHGLPAFFAYGVYLGEVIVPVLIIIGLFTRLSAIVWVGTSLMVIWLMHADNLFTVDKVGAWAAEGIGVYLFAALAIMLIGPGKYALESRRQTA comes from the coding sequence ATGCAAGCACTGTTGAATTGGCTTGACTCACTGTTAGACAAAGACGATCTCGGCAAACTCATTCTTCGTGTCAGCTTTGGATTTATGTTTTTACTGCACGGTATCCACAAAATCTTTGGCGGCACCGAATTTATTCAGGGATTATTTGTGCAGCATGGCCTGCCGGCTTTCTTCGCGTACGGGGTTTACCTCGGTGAAGTGATTGTACCGGTCCTGATTATCATCGGATTATTTACCCGCTTGTCTGCCATCGTGTGGGTAGGCACCAGCCTGATGGTTATCTGGCTGATGCATGCAGACAACCTGTTTACCGTCGATAAAGTCGGCGCCTGGGCAGCGGAAGGCATCGGAGTTTATTTGTTCGCGGCACTGGCGATTATGCTGATTGGCCCGGGTAAATATGCACTGGAATCACGCCGTCAGACTGCCTGA
- a CDS encoding GGDEF domain-containing protein, protein MKLAHEHLDVARQKGRSFTMYYMDLDGFKAVNDTYGHTIGDAVLKMVGQRLVGCLRSSDIVARLGGDEFVAILLDSEDHDFFKSQQIIASIGMPMKIGELQVSIGISIGAAVYPDNGATVDAMLLQADRALYQAKDQGRNRLVVAGAAS, encoded by the coding sequence ATGAAACTAGCCCATGAACATCTTGATGTTGCCCGCCAGAAAGGGCGCAGCTTTACCATGTATTATATGGATCTCGATGGTTTTAAAGCGGTTAATGATACCTATGGCCATACCATTGGCGATGCCGTGCTGAAAATGGTCGGCCAGAGATTGGTTGGCTGTCTGCGCTCCAGTGATATTGTTGCCCGGCTTGGTGGCGACGAATTTGTCGCAATCCTGCTCGATTCTGAAGATCATGATTTTTTTAAATCGCAGCAGATTATCGCCAGTATCGGCATGCCGATGAAGATTGGTGAGCTGCAGGTAAGCATAGGGATCAGTATCGGGGCTGCGGTTTATCCGGATAATGGCGCTACAGTGGACGCCATGTTACTTCAGGCTGACCGGGCACTTTATCAGGCTAAAGATCAGGGGAGAAACCGCCTGGTTGTCGCCGGGGCGGCTTCGTAA
- a CDS encoding MASE3 domain-containing protein yields the protein MDRHEYAVKSTFIRSSYLLILGLVVCLLWILSRQDFMTFHAIVELFTILVSGLIALAGFKAKATEETRYLRLLSTVFVCVAFIDLAHMLTYKGALLSGNLGPNPPTQFLDFRPLG from the coding sequence TTGGACCGTCATGAATATGCCGTCAAGTCGACTTTTATCAGATCCTCTTATCTGTTGATTTTGGGGCTGGTCGTCTGTCTACTGTGGATTCTGTCCCGACAAGATTTTATGACCTTCCATGCCATCGTCGAATTATTTACCATTCTGGTCTCGGGCTTAATTGCTCTGGCCGGGTTTAAAGCTAAGGCCACCGAAGAAACCCGCTATCTGAGATTGCTGAGCACGGTATTCGTGTGTGTGGCATTTATCGACCTGGCTCATATGCTGACCTATAAAGGGGCCCTGTTGTCCGGTAATCTCGGGCCTAATCCACCGACGCAGTTTCTGGACTTTAGGCCGCTTGGTTGA
- a CDS encoding DEAD/DEAH box helicase, producing MGFTSLGLSAPILQAIQEKGYTTPSPIQEQAIPAVLTGQDVMAAAQTGTGKTAGFTLPILERLSQGPRVRGNQVRALILTPTRELAAQVQESVVTYSRHLPLSSACVFGGVKINPQMLRLRKGADVLVATPGRLMDLYNQNAVKFDQLEILVLDEADRMLDMGFIRDIRKIIDFLPKKRQNLLFSATFSDDIRQLAKELVNQPVEISVSPANSTAKTVEQFVYPADVKKKAPMLVKLIKEGDWHQVLVFTRTKRGANRLAAFLNEEGIKAAAIHGNKSQGARTTALAEFKSNDLRVLVATDIAARGIDIPQLPQVVNFELPNVAEDYVHRIGRTGRAGEAGKAISLVCAVEAPDLFGIERLIQQVLPRLELDGFKPSNSVPESKLDTRPIKAKKLKKPKKPTTEHAKSGQSEAKAAQAKSGAPRQRRKPANASGTNASRPNTSGRNGAGNKPSGQANQKQGAQAADTRTGDKPANRSGHKPRNAAGAGKANSGQGQNTNRRRSKLRQDAVSQN from the coding sequence ATGGGTTTTACCTCGTTAGGTTTATCTGCGCCAATCCTGCAAGCCATTCAAGAAAAAGGCTACACGACACCTTCTCCGATCCAGGAGCAGGCGATTCCTGCCGTGTTAACCGGCCAAGATGTCATGGCAGCAGCGCAAACCGGTACAGGTAAAACAGCAGGCTTTACTCTGCCTATTCTAGAACGTTTGTCACAGGGGCCGCGTGTACGTGGTAACCAGGTGCGAGCGCTGATTCTGACTCCAACCCGTGAGCTGGCGGCTCAGGTACAGGAAAGTGTGGTTACTTATAGCCGTCATCTGCCTTTGAGCAGCGCTTGTGTGTTTGGCGGAGTTAAGATTAACCCGCAAATGCTGCGTCTGCGCAAAGGCGCTGATGTTCTGGTGGCGACTCCCGGGCGCCTGATGGATTTGTATAACCAGAATGCGGTTAAATTTGATCAGCTTGAAATTCTGGTGTTGGATGAAGCAGACCGTATGCTGGATATGGGTTTTATTCGTGATATTCGTAAAATCATCGATTTTCTGCCGAAAAAACGCCAAAACCTGCTGTTTTCGGCGACTTTCTCGGATGATATTCGCCAACTTGCCAAAGAACTGGTGAACCAACCGGTTGAAATTTCGGTCAGCCCGGCCAACTCAACCGCAAAAACGGTTGAGCAGTTTGTTTATCCGGCAGACGTGAAAAAGAAAGCGCCGATGCTGGTCAAGCTGATTAAAGAAGGTGACTGGCATCAGGTGCTGGTGTTTACCCGTACTAAACGTGGTGCCAACCGCCTAGCTGCGTTTCTGAATGAAGAAGGCATCAAGGCCGCTGCTATTCATGGTAATAAAAGTCAGGGTGCGCGTACGACCGCGTTGGCTGAGTTTAAATCGAATGATCTGCGCGTGTTAGTGGCGACCGATATCGCAGCGCGCGGCATTGATATTCCTCAGCTACCTCAGGTGGTTAACTTCGAGCTGCCGAATGTGGCGGAAGATTACGTGCACCGTATCGGTCGTACTGGTCGCGCCGGTGAGGCGGGTAAAGCGATTTCTCTGGTGTGTGCAGTTGAAGCGCCGGACCTGTTCGGGATTGAGCGACTGATTCAGCAAGTTCTGCCTCGTCTTGAACTGGATGGATTTAAGCCAAGTAACAGCGTGCCGGAATCTAAGCTGGATACACGTCCGATCAAAGCCAAAAAACTGAAAAAGCCGAAAAAACCAACAACAGAACACGCTAAGTCGGGTCAGAGTGAAGCCAAGGCGGCTCAGGCGAAATCAGGCGCACCACGTCAACGTCGTAAGCCGGCTAATGCTTCTGGTACCAATGCTTCTCGCCCAAATACATCTGGCCGTAATGGGGCAGGTAACAAGCCGTCGGGTCAGGCTAATCAGAAGCAGGGCGCTCAGGCAGCGGATACCCGAACAGGTGATAAACCAGCGAATCGTTCAGGTCATAAACCGCGTAATGCAGCGGGTGCCGGTAAAGCAAATTCAGGCCAGGGGCAAAACACAAATCGCCGTCGTTCAAAACTGCGTCAGGATGCTGTGTCACAAAATTAA
- a CDS encoding diacylglycerol kinase, which translates to MLFVPLTYFAFWLDLPAMHTLLVMLSMLFVLFAEMVNTAIEAVVDRVGLEYHTLSGVAKNIGSAIVLLSMVCSLAVWGTVLWLR; encoded by the coding sequence ATGCTGTTCGTGCCGTTAACGTACTTTGCGTTTTGGCTCGATTTACCGGCAATGCATACCTTGTTAGTTATGCTCAGCATGCTGTTTGTCCTCTTCGCAGAAATGGTCAATACCGCCATTGAAGCTGTAGTTGACCGGGTAGGTCTGGAATATCACACCTTGTCCGGGGTCGCGAAAAACATCGGCTCAGCCATCGTGCTGCTCAGTATGGTGTGCTCATTGGCTGTGTGGGGAACCGTATTATGGCTACGCTAA
- a CDS encoding MFS transporter, which translates to MTHTVPAANDNSRHNQYLRVFALGFSAFIFNTTEFVPVGLLTDIARDLDVPVSSAGWMLTIYAWIVASMSLPMMMLTSRIERKKLLIGVFTLFIVSHGFSVIAWNFETLVASRIGIAFAHAVFWSITASIAIRVAPAGKKTLALSVLATGTSLAMVLGVPLGRIIGQWFGWRVTFAAIGIVALLILLALMRLLPVMPSLFSGSMKKLPELLRNPKLMGLYLFIFLLFTAHYSAYSYIEPFVKQIGQVSEKLHHSVTAGVWWCWYSRQYHLWLLG; encoded by the coding sequence ATGACCCACACCGTTCCGGCGGCGAATGATAACTCGCGCCACAACCAATATTTGCGTGTCTTTGCTCTGGGCTTTAGTGCCTTTATTTTTAACACCACAGAATTTGTGCCGGTCGGATTACTGACCGATATCGCCCGTGATCTGGATGTACCTGTGTCATCGGCAGGCTGGATGCTGACTATTTATGCCTGGATTGTGGCGTCAATGTCGTTGCCTATGATGATGCTGACCAGCCGCATTGAGCGTAAAAAGCTGCTGATTGGCGTTTTTACTCTGTTTATCGTCAGCCACGGTTTTTCCGTGATTGCCTGGAACTTTGAAACCTTGGTTGCCAGCCGGATAGGGATTGCATTTGCGCACGCCGTTTTCTGGTCGATAACCGCGTCAATCGCGATTCGGGTCGCTCCTGCGGGTAAGAAAACGCTGGCCTTAAGTGTGCTGGCGACTGGTACGTCACTGGCGATGGTACTGGGCGTTCCTCTGGGACGGATTATCGGTCAATGGTTCGGCTGGCGAGTGACTTTTGCTGCTATCGGCATTGTGGCTTTGCTGATTCTACTTGCTTTGATGCGTCTGTTGCCTGTGATGCCGAGTCTGTTCAGCGGTTCGATGAAGAAACTGCCGGAGCTGCTGCGTAACCCGAAACTGATGGGATTGTACCTGTTCATCTTCCTGCTGTTCACAGCGCACTATTCCGCCTACAGCTACATTGAACCTTTCGTTAAACAGATTGGTCAGGTGAGTGAGAAACTTCACCACTCTGTTACTGCTGGTGTTTGGTGGTGCTGGTATTCTCGGCAGTATCATCTTTGGCTACTGGGGTGA
- a CDS encoding bifunctional metallophosphatase/5'-nucleotidase, with the protein MKTPKLNKRLLSHTLLATAVTMALVGCNDSNDSQASFTLQLLHVSDMDGSNALALANAGNFASNVSSLTSQYPQNTLFLSSGDNYIPGSRYQAGDNETMATVNGVGVPGVGRADIAMLNAMGLQASAVGNHDLDGGTEEFAAIIAAETATGSYSMDYPGARFPYLSSNMIFADDANTAPLVVADGQTASDIPNSLTSSTVITVNGERIGIVGATTPTNEVITSTGDITVLPANDSTAELAGLIQEKVDDLTASGINKVIVLAHMQTITVEQQLATLLKDVDIIVAGGSNTLLADSNDRLWAGDSAIGTYPLLYKDADGKDIAVVNVDGDYKYLGRLVVGFDENGNLLTNSIDSEQSGVYISDDSMVSSLGGSNNAEVDAIVTAVNDVIVADESNILGHTTVYLNGLRADVRSNETNLGDLTADANLWYAKLEDSGVQISIKNGGGIRAPIGYSAYPAGSTNADDLQYYPPAAYPAAGKEEGDISQYDLQTTLAFNNALGILDVSATELKQILEHTVADIDPDDPTGNAGGRFPQIAGMRFSFDPTQPAMDTSAGEPGQRITELAVDTSGDGVYDDIVVTAGVMQGNSSRQFSVVTLSYLGEGGDGYPFPCTTATDGDGNSYCQNMQYLQGNMSADTGLADFAESGTEQDAFRGISAYTLSG; encoded by the coding sequence ATGAAAACCCCTAAGCTTAACAAACGCTTGTTATCCCACACACTGCTGGCCACAGCCGTCACCATGGCATTAGTTGGCTGTAATGACAGTAACGATTCACAGGCGTCTTTTACTTTACAACTCTTGCATGTGTCGGATATGGATGGCTCAAATGCTTTGGCACTGGCGAATGCCGGCAATTTTGCCAGTAACGTCAGTTCGCTGACTTCACAATATCCGCAGAATACTTTGTTTCTCAGCTCTGGTGACAACTACATTCCCGGTTCACGTTATCAGGCCGGAGACAATGAGACGATGGCGACGGTAAATGGGGTCGGGGTGCCTGGTGTCGGACGTGCGGATATTGCCATGCTCAATGCCATGGGTCTGCAGGCCTCTGCTGTCGGTAACCATGATCTGGATGGCGGTACCGAGGAGTTCGCTGCTATTATCGCTGCCGAGACGGCAACCGGTTCTTACAGCATGGATTACCCGGGAGCCCGCTTCCCTTATCTGAGCAGCAACATGATCTTTGCCGATGACGCAAATACCGCACCGCTGGTGGTTGCAGATGGGCAGACAGCATCTGACATCCCCAATAGTCTGACGTCCAGTACGGTCATTACCGTCAATGGAGAACGGATTGGTATTGTTGGCGCAACCACGCCAACCAATGAGGTGATTACCAGCACCGGCGATATCACGGTATTACCCGCGAACGATTCTACCGCTGAACTGGCGGGGTTAATTCAGGAAAAAGTTGATGACCTGACCGCAAGCGGGATTAACAAAGTCATCGTCTTGGCTCACATGCAGACCATTACGGTCGAACAGCAGTTGGCAACGCTACTGAAAGATGTCGATATCATAGTTGCTGGTGGTTCGAATACCTTACTGGCGGACAGCAACGACCGACTCTGGGCCGGCGATAGTGCGATTGGTACCTATCCATTGCTATACAAGGATGCCGACGGTAAAGATATTGCTGTGGTTAACGTCGATGGCGACTACAAGTACCTGGGGCGTTTAGTGGTTGGCTTTGATGAAAACGGCAATCTGCTCACCAATTCCATCGACTCCGAGCAGAGCGGGGTTTATATCAGTGATGATAGTATGGTCAGCTCACTGGGCGGCAGCAATAATGCTGAGGTTGATGCGATCGTCACTGCGGTCAACGATGTGATTGTCGCGGATGAAAGTAACATCCTCGGTCATACGACTGTGTATCTGAATGGTCTGCGTGCCGATGTGCGATCCAATGAAACTAACCTGGGCGATCTGACTGCAGACGCTAACCTGTGGTATGCCAAACTAGAAGACTCGGGCGTACAGATTTCTATCAAAAATGGCGGTGGCATCCGTGCCCCTATCGGTTACTCGGCTTATCCGGCGGGTTCAACCAATGCCGATGATCTGCAGTATTACCCACCTGCCGCCTATCCGGCAGCCGGTAAAGAAGAGGGCGATATTTCGCAGTATGATTTGCAGACCACGTTGGCCTTCAATAATGCCTTGGGTATTCTCGATGTGTCGGCGACTGAGCTCAAGCAGATTCTGGAACATACGGTCGCTGATATCGATCCCGATGATCCGACCGGCAACGCAGGTGGCCGTTTCCCGCAGATTGCGGGTATGCGCTTTAGTTTTGACCCGACCCAACCGGCTATGGATACCAGTGCCGGAGAGCCAGGCCAGCGCATTACTGAACTGGCGGTCGATACCTCGGGAGATGGGGTATACGATGATATTGTGGTAACCGCCGGTGTGATGCAGGGTAACAGCAGTCGTCAGTTCAGCGTTGTCACCTTGAGCTACCTTGGTGAGGGCGGTGATGGTTATCCGTTCCCGTGTACGACCGCGACGGACGGTGACGGCAACAGCTATTGTCAGAACATGCAGTATCTGCAAGGTAATATGAGTGCAGATACCGGTCTGGCCGATTTTGCCGAGAGCGGTACTGAGCAGGATGCGTTTCGCGGAATATCTGCGTACACGCTATCCGGATAG
- a CDS encoding MASE3 domain-containing protein: MVEAIGLLIVFVCPFQCRHQTAYIRGLIIVSAAGILAIYPLMLFPDAFVEDSGLTPFKLYSEYVVVGLTAVAWLAVWLKRKTLQSVHVPHLAIFFALTIVAELCFTQYISVYGDVNAIGHLFRFIATYFLYRGIFSDKYSLRHSIFQINPLHVTIIILSCVVWLAIGFGVRYVEQGSQKQDQLYLYKQRLQGLVITLQAMLDNELRLTDSLEAFVISRPDFSAQEFTLFAERVLAKSDFVSSLQLAPEGVVTYVTDLERNQGAIGHNLLQDPRRKEGVMKAITTRRPIVDGPLRLIQGGYGLIARAPIYVPSESGRQKQTFWGFATVLIDMDALLSSPIIKRFTDEFILSIRAVNPVGHLDERILGEDPQGQQPLLQSKLHLNNSSWTLSMYGGRQGMIQHSSFILSSWYWTYLLLSTGLIAVALLRILGHKVYVEKAVIDATEHLQQEVLRRQQVAEMERRLATRDELTGLANRRHFYETSP, translated from the coding sequence TTGGTTGAAGCAATTGGCTTACTGATTGTCTTTGTCTGTCCTTTTCAGTGTCGTCATCAAACAGCCTATATCCGCGGCCTTATCATAGTTTCTGCAGCGGGCATTCTGGCTATCTATCCGCTGATGCTATTTCCCGATGCCTTTGTGGAAGACAGTGGCCTGACGCCGTTTAAACTCTACAGTGAGTACGTGGTGGTTGGCCTCACCGCAGTCGCCTGGCTGGCGGTATGGTTAAAGCGTAAAACCCTGCAATCGGTGCACGTTCCACACCTGGCTATCTTTTTTGCCCTGACCATAGTGGCGGAACTCTGTTTTACTCAATATATTTCCGTCTATGGTGACGTTAATGCAATCGGTCATTTGTTCCGCTTTATAGCGACCTATTTTTTATATCGGGGCATTTTTTCGGACAAATACTCGTTACGTCATTCGATTTTCCAAATTAACCCGCTGCACGTCACGATTATTATTCTCAGCTGTGTGGTTTGGCTTGCCATCGGTTTTGGCGTTCGTTATGTCGAGCAGGGAAGCCAGAAGCAAGACCAGCTGTATCTGTACAAACAGCGTCTACAAGGGTTGGTCATTACTCTGCAAGCCATGCTGGACAACGAGTTGCGGCTTACTGACAGTCTGGAAGCGTTCGTCATATCACGCCCGGATTTCAGCGCACAAGAGTTTACCCTGTTCGCCGAGCGAGTGCTGGCTAAATCGGACTTTGTCAGCAGTCTGCAGTTGGCGCCTGAGGGAGTGGTGACCTATGTTACCGACCTTGAACGTAATCAGGGCGCTATTGGCCATAACTTGCTGCAGGACCCACGACGTAAAGAGGGAGTGATGAAAGCCATTACCACCCGCCGTCCGATTGTCGATGGCCCTTTGCGATTGATCCAAGGTGGTTATGGTCTGATTGCCCGGGCGCCGATTTATGTTCCCAGTGAATCAGGACGTCAGAAGCAAACATTCTGGGGATTTGCGACGGTATTAATTGATATGGACGCGCTGCTTAGCTCGCCAATCATCAAACGTTTTACTGATGAATTCATATTGTCTATTCGGGCGGTGAACCCGGTCGGGCATCTGGATGAACGCATTCTGGGCGAAGATCCGCAAGGGCAGCAGCCACTGCTGCAAAGTAAGCTGCATCTAAATAACAGCTCCTGGACACTTTCGATGTACGGCGGGCGTCAGGGTATGATTCAGCATTCGTCTTTTATTCTCTCTTCCTGGTACTGGACCTATCTGCTGCTTTCAACCGGTTTAATCGCGGTGGCTCTGCTGCGTATACTTGGCCATAAAGTCTATGTAGAGAAGGCCGTGATTGATGCTACGGAACACCTGCAGCAGGAAGTCTTACGTCGCCAACAAGTGGCAGAAATGGAGCGGCGTCTGGCGACCCGTGATGAATTAACCGGGCTCGCCAACCGGCGTCATTTCTATGAAACTAGCCCATGA
- a CDS encoding DMT family transporter, with protein sequence MTSLVQRLKNPSGSFWVTLCLLALPPLFWAGNFIVGRSVRGDIPPLTLSFDRWVIASLVLLPFTYTILRREWRLYWHYRQRILIASVTGVAAFNSLIYVGLQSTTASNALILNSFIPLLISLFGSLFVKLRLKRSQWLGMAVSFTGVLFILTRGDWQILSSLSFNQGDLVVFLAMVSWAIYTLVIQRMPKEMNRLGLMSVQMFVGLLVVMPFYGVEVYSGASPVWNSHTLLALAYVGIVPSVLAYLLYTTSVERLGPAKAGLSIHLIPVFGVLLSIALLGESLHWYQLTGMALIFIGILRS encoded by the coding sequence ATGACCAGCCTTGTACAACGCCTCAAAAACCCCTCAGGAAGCTTCTGGGTTACTCTCTGTCTATTGGCACTGCCGCCATTATTCTGGGCCGGTAATTTTATTGTCGGACGTTCTGTGCGTGGTGATATCCCGCCTTTGACGCTCTCCTTTGACCGCTGGGTGATAGCCAGCCTGGTTCTGCTGCCATTTACCTATACGATCTTGCGCCGCGAATGGCGCCTTTACTGGCACTATCGCCAGCGAATTTTAATCGCTTCGGTGACAGGCGTGGCAGCATTCAACTCGCTGATCTATGTCGGTCTGCAAAGTACAACCGCCAGTAATGCGCTGATCCTCAATTCATTTATCCCATTACTCATCAGTCTGTTCGGCTCGCTGTTTGTCAAACTTCGCCTTAAACGTTCGCAATGGCTGGGAATGGCCGTGTCATTTACCGGCGTACTGTTTATTCTGACCCGTGGCGACTGGCAGATCCTAAGCTCGCTTAGTTTTAATCAGGGTGATTTAGTGGTTTTTCTGGCAATGGTCAGCTGGGCCATATATACCTTGGTGATCCAAAGAATGCCAAAAGAAATGAACCGGTTAGGTCTGATGTCAGTGCAGATGTTCGTCGGGCTGCTGGTGGTCATGCCATTTTATGGTGTTGAAGTGTATTCAGGCGCCAGCCCGGTTTGGAACAGCCATACCTTATTGGCTCTGGCCTATGTGGGAATCGTGCCGTCAGTGCTGGCTTACCTGCTCTACACCACCAGCGTGGAGCGCCTCGGGCCGGCCAAAGCTGGCCTGTCAATTCATTTGATTCCGGTGTTTGGCGTGCTGCTCTCGATTGCTTTATTGGGTGAGAGCTTGCATTGGTATCAGCTTACCGGCATGGCACTGATATTCATCGGTATTTTGAGAAGCTAA